From a single Stigmatopora argus isolate UIUO_Sarg chromosome 4, RoL_Sarg_1.0, whole genome shotgun sequence genomic region:
- the galr1a gene encoding galanin receptor type 1, whose protein sequence is MNLTESLWFLEESWKLNRTDEEELLFGIGMDNFITLVVFSLIFVLGVLGNSIVITVMARSKPGKPRSTTNIFILNLSIADLSYLLFCVPFQSTVYILPTWVLGAFICKFIHYFFTVSMLVSIFTLSAMSVDRYVAIVHARKSSTIRVAKHAIIGVVVIWILSLAMAAPIMYYQNIFHGGENLTFCWEVWADQNQKKVYVVCTFVFGYILPLLLITFCYSKVLKHLHKKLRNMSKKSEASKKKTAQTVLVVVVVFCLSWLPHHVVHLWAEFGTFPLNQASFVLRIAAHCLAYSNSSVNPVIYAFLSENFRKAYKQVFKCKIGTEDVLFNEIKEIRSKPDTPPSTNCTNV, encoded by the exons atgaatCTTACGGAATCGCTGTGGTTTCTGGAAGAGTCGTGGAAGCTCAACCGAACAGATGAAGAGGAACTTCTTTTCGGGATCGGCATGGATAATTTCATCACGTTAGTGGTGTTTTCTCTCATCTTCGTGCTCGGTGTGCTTGGTAACTCTATAGTGATCACGGTAATGGCCCGAAGCAAACCGGGGAAACCACGCAGCACCACGAACATCTTCATCCTTAACCTGAGCATCGCGGACCTGTCCTACCTTCTCTTCTGCGTCCCCTTCCAGTCTACTGTCTACATATTGCCCACCTGGGTCCTGGGGGCATTCATTTGTAAATTCATCCACTATTTCTTCACGGTGTCCATGTTGGTCAGTATCTTCACTCTCTCGGCCATGTCCGTGGACAGATACGTGGCCATTGTGCACGCCAGAAAATCTTCCACCATCAGGGTTGCCAAACATGCCATTATCGGTGTGGTGGTCATTTGGATTCTCTCTTTGGCTATGGCAGCGCCCATCATGTATTACCAGAACATCTTTCATGGGGGAGAAAATCTAACATTTTGCTGGGAAGTGTGGGCTGACCAAAACCAGAAAAAAGTCTATGTGGTTTGCACTTTTGTTTTTGGCTATATTTTGCCCCTTCTGCTCATCACCTTTTGCTATTCAAAG GTTTTAAAACACTTGCACAAAAAGCTGAGAAATATGTCCAAAAAGTCTGAGGCATCAAAGAAAAAG ACTGCTCAGACCGTGCTGGTTGTAGTGGTGGTGTTTTGCCTGTCATGGCTCCCTCATCACGTGGTTCACCTCTGGGCAGAGTTTGGGACCTTCCCTTTGAACCAGGCTTCATTTGTGCTGCGAATTGCCGCTCATTGCCTGGCCTACAGCAACTCATCTGTCAACCCAGTTATCTATGCTTTCCTGTCAGAAAACTTCAGGAAAGCTTATAAGCAAGTATTTAAATGCAAGATTGGCACAGAAGATGTGCTGTTTAATGAGATCAAGGAAATTCGCAGCAAGCCAGACACACCACCATCAACCAACTGCACCAATGTCTGA